GCCGCCGCCGCCACGCCCCTGCCCGCCGCCACCGCCGGCGAGACCTTGCCCACCGCCGTGCCCGCCCTGTCCGCCGCCCAAGCCGTGCCGACCAAAACCTTGCCCGCCGAAGCACGACTGCCGGATGCCCGAGCCCTGCCCGCAGGTCGAGCCAATCGCCCGTGAGCCGATGCCGATGCCGCCCTGCGGTCCCATGCCGATGCCCATGCCAATGGAACCCATTGCCCGCGAGCCCATGTACAGACCCATGCCTTGCGAACCGATGCCCATGCCTATGCCCGTGGAACCCATCGCCCGTGAGCCGATGCATATGCCCATGCCCTGTGAACCGATGCCCATGCCAATGCCTGTCCAGCCCATCGCCCGCGAACCGATGCATCACCGACCGGCGCCCTGCGACCCCTGTGAATCCTACGACCCCGCCATCACCGTCCCGCCGGAGATGATGAAACC
Above is a window of Heliomicrobium undosum DNA encoding:
- a CDS encoding spore coat associated protein CotJA, whose translation is PPPPRPCPPPPPARPCPPPCPPCPPPKPCRPKPCPPKHDCRMPEPCPQVEPIAREPMPMPPCGPMPMPMPMEPIAREPMYRPMPCEPMPMPMPVEPIAREPMHMPMPCEPMPMPMPVQPIAREPMHHRPAPCDPCESYDPAITVPPEMMKPGWKLARAYVPFQQYCPPFYPPAEALCKGTIFPGLYRPYCNDRRRR